The nucleotide window ATTTCTGGGGATTCTATACTTCCAATGTGAAATCTGTAGTCTGTAAAGTAGGGTCTATTGGCAGCAGATTATTGTGGGTATGGGAGTTTTGTTTTCTCATGACCTTTGGGCCTTCATTGTCTTTTCTCCAAACCCAGGTGAAGATAGTGCTATAAAGAAATACAGTCTGTTTAAGGCCCCAGAAGACAAAAATCTTCCTGTGAAGAAGTACTGCATGGATAGGTGGCCCATGAACAAGCCACCTGCTATGGATATATTACATGGCCCTACCCTCCAGCTGGACAGAAAACATAAACTATCAGGTAACAGCACTGACACTGAGACCATTGTTGAAGAAACTCCAGAGGACCCTCTGCAGAAAGCCAAACAAAGACGGACTTCCAAAGGTAAGCTTTGGCTTTGGCTGTGTGCTCAGTGGCCTCTGCGTGTAGCTGAAGTGGATCATCATGAGCCTTGCTGTTGTCCCTGCGTATGGGCTGGGCACCCAGAGGAAGTCCTGCTGCAAAGTAGTGGACATCCTCATTTCCATCCTGGAGAACCACTCATACCTCTCCCCAAGCCAGATGTAGGAGGTCAAGGCAGAACATAGTCAAAGATGAATAGGTCCTCTCCCAAGACTTGGTGACATATATTAAATGGAGGTGGTGACCACAGCCATCCGCTCTACCACATTCATCAGTGATGTGCAGGACAGTTTGCCCTCCTCCAAAGGAGAAGGCTTTTTGATTAATTTGTGGTTATTTCTCCATTACATGAGTGATCTGAGAGTAAATGACAATTCCTCTTAGCCACCTAGAAGACCTACATGGTAATGACCTGACCAGACTGAAAGTGTGTATTGAATTAacagggctccatcctaagaAACAACAGCAGCTGCTGTACTTTAGAAAACTATGGGAGCAACAGGTGTCAGCAGAAGAGAACAAACCAGGCCAGAAGAGTGGGAAGGAAATGGCTCAAGAGGTTCAACCTGATGTCACTGCCCAGGAGAATAGCTACTCCAAAGAGAAACCtcacagggaaggggcagaggccaAAACTAACAGAAGCCTGTCAGAAGAGTCCTTCAAATCCAGTGACCATGAGCAAGGTATGCACAGTGCCTGCCTCACAGCTAGAGGATTAGTCACCTACTGTGTTTGAAAGAGTACCCATGAGGACTTAACTAAAGTTGACTAAGATGAAACAGGCAGAGAGTTTTCTCCTAACACTGATTCAGGTCCACATTTTCTTCCACGATGTACAGTGCAGAGCACAGTTGAGAGGGAAGAAGCCTCTCTTTCTACGAAGCTGCCCACCCATTTGCTGGGTAGGAAGGGAAGTCTGAGTGACCCTGGATGCTTGCCAGCACTCTCATTCCAGCCTCAGAGTGAGGTCTCATTGCTAGGTCTGAGCATGCAGATTGGCCATCCATGTGAAAGTCCTGCTCCTAAGCCCAGTGAGTTTGGGTAGGAAAACAGCAAGGGTTAGCCTTTGCTTCCTTGTCCCTGCCATTTGAAGAAAGTTTCAAGTGGGAATTTTCTAGGTTAGGTAATTGTTTGAATGTGGGATAGTTAAAACACTTAGGCTTTGAAATATGATgggtatatctttaaaaatttgaagttGGGGGATctcggggtggctcagcggtttagcgcctgcctttggcccagggcgcgatcctggagtcccgggattgagtcccgcatcgggctctgggcatggagcctgcttcttcctctgcctatgtctctgcctctctctctctctctctctctgtcatgaataaatgaataaaatctttaaagaaaaacaaacaaaacaaaacaaaaaactggaagTTGCTTTAGTGATCAGTCCCAATGATGGGTTTTGTTTCTGTACTGGCTGCAGGTGTACTTCATTCTTCTCATACTCCCTTTCTTTTGCatacccccgccccccccccccaattaggCTTTCCTATATTCTCTACTTCTCTGCCTGTGAAGAGCCTTTTATCCACCACTATAAGCACCCTACCAGCATCAAGGCTGCATTCCAAActgcagaaaattaaagaaagtcaGAAGACACATGTGCTCTGCACAGATGAAAAGGATCACCTAGCTGCCTCTGTACTGCAGAAATACACCAGGAACAGTGAGAAACCACCTGGGAAGAGATTATGTAAAACCAAGCATTTGATCTCTCATGAATCCAGGCAGGACTTGGTAGTGCCAGCAGACAACTCTGTGGGCTATGATGATGGCAAGGTATTTCCTCACACTTGTTGGCTACTACCTAGACAGTCCCCTTCAAATCAGGCTTGTACAGGCTCATGACACATTCCCTCCTTGCTAGTCCATTTGCGGACTGCTTTTCAAGAACAATACTTTCCTTTTCCCGGCCTCCTCCATCAAAAGTTACTTTCCTGTCCTAGGAGGCATGTCTCCTCTTTGTTGGGGAAGTGTCAAACTGGTAAAAATGAAACCTCTTCTCACAACTCCTCTCCAGAAGCCTCCAAAATCACAACCCCTCATGCCTGCTGCCTTCccccaaataaaaggaaaagccaCATTCTTCCACAATGATTTCTGACATACATAGGAGGAGAAAAGGCAGATATGAAAGATAGCCTTCAAAGTGTGTGCTGCTTGCTTTTTAATAGGTGACCATTGGAAGAGTAAAAAAGCAGGAGAGGCCTCATTCCAAGTATTATGTGCCACCAGGCAACTGGGATGAGAAGCCCATCTGTAGTTTGCAACAAATACTGCCAGCTTCCCAGTCTTCACAGTTGCTACATTCAAAGTCCCCTCCAGAGACTACCCAGTCACAGCCTATGCTGCCAGAAGCACAGAGACCTATGGTCAGGAATGCTGGTGAGACACTCTTGCAGCGGGCTGCCCAGCGTGGCTATGAGGTTGGTATCCTTGTTGGTGTCTAGAATTAGAAGATACTGACACCCCTCCCTGAGGCTGGTGATGAGGTATACTGGCTGGGGCTGTACAAGGAGGGGCAAGGAACTCAGCACAGCCCCTTCTCCATCAGGAGCCCAGCTGGGAGTTCCAGCAGGATATTTGCATTAGCACCCCTTTGTGCTCCTTTGCCTTGGTAGTTTATTCATTAGTGCGAAAAGAAAGGCCTCTGAGGTGTTTAGCCCATGTTCAGGTTTGTAGGCTAGGTTGTCATCTTCCAGTCTTGCTCTCATATTTCTGATATAAAACCTGACATGATATAAGGCTTGATGACtgtgggaattttattttattttaagtttttaaagattttattgatttattcatgagagacatacagagagagagaggcagagacacagacatagggagagaCAAGTTCCCTTCAGGAAACCCAATTCAGGActccatcgcaggaccctgggaccacgccctgagctaaaggcagacactcaactactgaaccactcaggtgtcccaactgTGGTAATTTAATGATCCCTTTTGGATTCTGATtagcaagggagagagaagttATTGGCTCTGTCTTGGATTGTTTGTGCGGGGGTACACATGTGGGAGAGCAGGTAAGGTGCTGAGGCAGACACTGCAGGGGTGGGCAAATCCTcctctctgttttctgttttggagATTTCTGAATTGTCTGAAAAGTCTCTGGAAGGGTTTTATAGTTAACTCAGTTACTTGAATATGAGATCCAGGGACAGCAGTTGGTTTCCCAGGAGCTGCGAGGAGCACTACTACAAAGCCAGGGTAGATACTACATGTGATATTGAGTACTTCTGATATGCCAACTGTTCTCTTATTACTAACTGTTTGTCAGGAAATAGATATGCTTCTAGCAAACATGTGGTTATGCTCCCTCAGTAACATGTATACACCACCTACCCAAGCTGCAGGAGGTTGTTAGGCCTGAGGGTCACTGTCTTTGAAAGTAGGTAGTGCCAAGCTACAGAGAAGTCATTATGAGGTTCATTCTGCATTAACTTCTGCCAGCATTCCCCCTTCTCTTCTACACAGGAATTGGTGTTGTACTGCCTGGAAAACAACATATGTGATGTGAATCATCAAGACAATGCGGGCTACTGTGCTCTGCATGAAGCTTGTGCAGGAGGATGGCTCCACATTGCTCAGCACCTTCTTGAATATGGTGCTGATGTCAACCGTAGTGCCCATGATGGAACCAGGTTAGTGGACCTTGAATGTGTTGTTGGGGCATAGGCAGTCATTCTCAGGTATGTAAGAGATACTCAAACCAAAGATGAGTGAAAACATTGATGGCAAGGTCCTGTAAAACTGCAAAATTCTGGAGACATACTTAAAACTTTCTAAGTTTATGATACAAGAAAAAACTTTACAGAGTCAAAAGCACCATGAATTGTACTTACCTAGACAGCACTGTACTGGCAAAATCTGTCCGATAGAACATAACTACCTTGAAACCATTCTGTAGTCTATTGCAACTTCCAAGAATGCTTTAGTAGTTAATCTTGTTCAATTTCCACTCTTAGCACAGTAACAGATATCTGACCTTCAGGAGTAACCCAGCTCTGTATCAGGCAGCTGTGTATGTGTTTTTGGAGCTTTATCAGTCAACTTCTAAGCACTATGATGGGCACAGAAGGATTCTATTACACAGATACTGTGCTCATTGCTGCTTCTCTTCATGgaggtacacagagagaggagggtaGCCATTGCTATAGGCTCCTCTTCCTCTAACTAAAGTGCTTTGTAATAGATGTAAAGAGCCCCTGTTAACTTTGTCTTTTACTCTTTTGCAAATTAAGCATTTAACAACTAGGATATTCAAAAGCAACCACATATgcaagtgtatttatttatttattatatttatatttattttatttttttataagtgtATTTAGAATGTCACTATAGACCCCAAGGAAAAGGTACCAGCCAGAATAGACATTAAAGGACTTCATTATACTGCATGTTCCTCCCTGGCAATGTAGATGCTacaattaaaacaacaaacagcaacaaaaaaactgcagcaaagaaccaactcctggttctgttgatctgttccacagttcttctggtctcgatttcgttgagttctgctcgaattttaattaactctcttcttctgctgggcatggggtccatctgctgttttttctctagctcctttatgtgtaaggttagcttttgtatttgagttctttccagtttttgaatggatgcttgtattgcgatgtatttccgccttaggactgcttttgctgcatcccaaagattttgaacggttgtatcttcattctcattagtttccatgaatctttttaattcttccttaatttcctggctgaccctttcatctttagccttaacctccacgtgtttgaggtccttccaaacttcttgttgtgatttagttctaatttcaaggcattatggtctgagaata belongs to Canis lupus baileyi chromosome Y, mCanLup2.hap1, whole genome shotgun sequence and includes:
- the LOC140629059 gene encoding BCL-6 corepressor-like, with translation MSNGEDSAIKKYSLFKAPEDKNLPVKKYCMDRWPMNKPPAMDILHGPTLQLDRKHKLSGNSTDTETIVEETPEDPLQKAKQRRTSKGLHPKKQQQLLYFRKLWEQQVSAEENKPGQKSGKEMAQEVQPDVTAQENSYSKEKPHREGAEAKTNRSLSEESFKSSDHEQGFPIFSTSLPVKSLLSTTISTLPASRLHSKLQKIKESQKTHVLCTDEKDHLAASVLQKYTRNSEKPPGKRLCKTKHLISHESRQDLVVPADNSVGYDDGKVTIGRVKKQERPHSKYYVPPGNWDEKPICSLQQILPASQSSQLLHSKSPPETTQSQPMLPEAQRPMVRNAGETLLQRAAQRGYEELVLYCLENNICDVNHQDNAGYCALHEACAGGWLHIAQHLLEYGADVNRSAHDGTRPLHDAVENDHLEIVRLLLSYGADPTLATYSGRTIMKMTHSELMKMFLADYLSDLRGHSDEEFIAPWEFYGSSVCEPDKKAGHNVLANHPGPEDQDDEDKVKNSDVFEFSDSPLLPWYNIQVSVCQRARKWLLLSDVLKKLEMSPCIFRCNFPNIEIITISEAEFYRQVSASFLYSCSKELDAFNPESRELLDLVEFTNELQTLLGSSMKLLNPSDVALEKDH